In Herbaspirillum seropedicae, a single window of DNA contains:
- a CDS encoding NAD(+) synthase has protein sequence MQSPFFNLYSHGFARVAVAVPDCKVADPGFNAQRTIALAEQAAARGAVLVSFPELGLSAYSCEDLFQQRALLDASLQALQSVLEASMRIPAALIVGLPLKVDHQLYNCAVVLHHGRILGVVPKSYLPNYSEFYEARQFSSADCAVTRSVHLLGQEVGFGSHLLFEIRNIPDFRFHIEICEDVWVPIPPSSFAALAGATVLVNLSASNIVVGKSGYRHQLVSQQSARCLAAYLYSSAGNGESTTDLAWDGQALICENGELLAESERFAQGGHVIYADVDLERLSRERFHQTTFGQSVRRHADEVRRFEVVGFEVQIPQQQALPLQRRVARFPYVPANAEQRELRCREVYSIQVQALVQRLSSAGLKKVVIGVSGGLDSTHALLVCAKAMDKLGLPRSNILAYTMPGFATSSRTLVQAHQLMAQVGCSAQEIDIRPSCEQMLKDLGHPYSRGEPVYDITFENVQAGERTNHLFRLANHHGAIVIGTGDLSELALGWCTYGVGDHMSHYNVNASVPKTLITHMVRWVAESGSLELKQPEVLIHVLETEISPELVPGASDGEPGQRTQDFIGPYELQDFNLYYILRYGFTPAKVAFLAHSAWHDRGVGHWPDGLHGAHNEYSLPQIKKNLGIFVYRFFKTSQFKRSCVPNAPKVGSGGSLSPRGDWRAPSDGEATVWLQDLERIPDLEG, from the coding sequence ATGCAAAGCCCCTTCTTCAATCTCTACAGCCACGGTTTCGCCCGCGTCGCGGTGGCGGTGCCGGACTGCAAGGTGGCCGATCCCGGCTTCAATGCCCAGCGCACCATCGCCCTGGCCGAACAGGCCGCCGCCCGTGGCGCAGTGCTGGTGTCCTTCCCCGAACTGGGCCTGTCGGCCTATAGCTGCGAAGACCTGTTCCAGCAACGCGCCTTGCTCGACGCTTCCCTGCAAGCCCTGCAATCGGTGCTGGAAGCATCCATGCGCATCCCGGCAGCATTGATCGTGGGGCTGCCGCTGAAGGTCGATCACCAGCTCTACAACTGCGCCGTGGTGCTTCATCACGGGCGCATCCTGGGCGTGGTGCCCAAGAGCTACCTGCCCAACTACAGCGAATTCTACGAGGCGCGCCAGTTCAGCAGCGCCGATTGCGCAGTCACGCGCAGCGTGCATCTGCTGGGGCAGGAGGTGGGCTTTGGCAGTCATCTGCTGTTCGAGATCCGCAATATCCCTGACTTCCGTTTCCACATCGAGATCTGCGAAGACGTCTGGGTGCCGATCCCTCCCTCTTCCTTCGCGGCCCTGGCCGGGGCGACCGTGCTGGTGAACCTGTCGGCGTCCAATATCGTGGTGGGCAAGTCGGGCTACCGCCATCAGCTGGTCTCGCAGCAATCGGCGCGCTGCCTGGCGGCCTATCTGTATTCCTCGGCGGGCAATGGCGAATCGACCACCGACCTGGCCTGGGACGGCCAGGCGCTGATCTGCGAGAACGGCGAACTGCTGGCCGAGTCCGAGCGCTTCGCCCAGGGCGGCCATGTGATCTATGCCGATGTCGACCTGGAACGCCTCTCCCGCGAGCGCTTCCACCAGACCACCTTCGGTCAGTCGGTGCGCCGTCATGCCGACGAAGTGCGCCGTTTCGAGGTAGTCGGCTTCGAGGTGCAGATCCCGCAGCAGCAGGCGCTGCCGTTGCAGCGGCGGGTGGCGCGCTTCCCCTATGTACCGGCCAATGCCGAACAGCGCGAACTGCGCTGCCGCGAGGTCTACAGCATCCAGGTGCAGGCGCTGGTGCAGCGCTTGTCCTCGGCGGGGCTGAAGAAGGTGGTCATCGGCGTCTCGGGCGGGCTCGATTCCACCCATGCGCTGCTGGTCTGCGCCAAGGCCATGGACAAGCTGGGCCTGCCCCGCAGCAACATCCTGGCCTATACCATGCCGGGCTTCGCCACCAGCAGCCGCACGCTGGTGCAGGCGCACCAGCTGATGGCGCAGGTCGGTTGCTCGGCGCAGGAAATCGATATCCGTCCCAGCTGCGAACAGATGTTGAAGGACCTCGGCCACCCGTATTCGCGCGGCGAGCCGGTCTATGACATCACCTTCGAGAACGTGCAGGCCGGTGAACGCACCAACCATCTGTTCCGCCTGGCCAACCACCATGGCGCCATCGTCATCGGCACCGGCGACCTCTCCGAGCTGGCGCTGGGCTGGTGTACCTACGGGGTGGGCGACCACATGTCGCACTACAACGTCAACGCCAGCGTGCCCAAGACCCTCATCACCCACATGGTGCGCTGGGTGGCCGAATCGGGTTCGCTGGAACTGAAGCAGCCGGAAGTGCTGATCCACGTCCTGGAAACCGAGATCAGTCCGGAACTGGTGCCAGGCGCCTCCGATGGCGAGCCAGGCCAGCGCACCCAGGACTTCATCGGTCCCTACGAGCTGCAGGACTTCAACCTGTACTACATCCTGCGCTACGGCTTTACCCCCGCCAAGGTCGCCTTCCTGGCGCACAGCGCCTGGCATGACCGCGGGGTCGGGCATTGGCCCGATGGACTGCACGGGGCGCACAACGAATACAGCTTGCCGCAGATCAAGAAGAACCTGGGCATCTTTGTCTATCGCTTCTTCAAGACCAGCCAGTTCAAGCGTTCTTGCGTGCCCAACGCCCCCAAGGTGGGGAGCGGCGGCTCGCTCTCGCCGCGTGGGGATTGGCGCGCGCCCAGCGATGGCGAGGCCACCGTCTGGTTGCAGGATCTGGAAAGGATTCCCGATCTGGAGGGCTGA
- a CDS encoding Ppx/GppA phosphatase family protein encodes MFAAVDLGSNSFRLHIGKYEDEGIRVIKSARDPIRLAAGIDKTGNLTEQACQSAIDSLTRFRAILRDYPLTAVRVVATNTLRVAKNAGELLPALERAIGYPVEIISGEEEGRLIYMGVAGVLADAGEERMVIDIGGGSTEVIRGLGEHIRHVESFGIGTVNQSLAFFPDGAITAAAFERAIISARSHVEDAVHLFSFDAAKVNVYGSSGTMRAIADTIRRNNMGDGRITLPSLADLMQRLIDFGHVSQIALDGMKPDRAGVIMGGLAVLIGFMQEFGIEVITPVEAGLRMGVMWDLQLRATKADRRDRSVEEFARRFHIDAARAHGVADTALGFFQLLKPATDSYARYLYWSALLHETGLVVSPTGYHKHSAYMIANADLPGFTTREQRLMSTLILGQKGNLKKISEMLADIDFAKAVLALRLAVMFRHAHITLDLEKVRVKLKSRIDLEIRRDYIKEHPSISFWFQKEQEWWAGIGVDFAVKVI; translated from the coding sequence ATGTTTGCTGCGGTAGATCTCGGTTCCAACAGTTTTCGCTTGCACATCGGCAAGTATGAGGACGAGGGCATACGCGTCATCAAGAGCGCGCGTGATCCCATTCGTCTGGCTGCCGGCATCGACAAGACCGGCAACCTCACCGAACAGGCCTGCCAGAGCGCCATCGATTCGCTCACGCGTTTTCGCGCCATCCTGCGCGACTATCCGCTGACCGCTGTGCGGGTGGTGGCCACCAATACCCTGCGCGTGGCCAAGAACGCCGGCGAACTGCTGCCGGCGCTGGAGCGCGCCATCGGTTATCCGGTGGAAATCATTTCCGGCGAGGAAGAGGGTCGCCTGATCTACATGGGCGTGGCCGGCGTGCTGGCCGATGCGGGTGAAGAGCGCATGGTCATCGACATCGGCGGCGGCTCCACCGAGGTCATCCGCGGGCTGGGCGAGCATATCCGTCACGTCGAGTCCTTCGGTATCGGCACGGTCAACCAGAGCCTGGCCTTCTTCCCTGACGGCGCCATCACCGCGGCCGCCTTCGAGCGCGCCATCATCTCGGCCCGTTCGCATGTGGAGGATGCCGTCCATCTGTTCAGCTTCGATGCGGCCAAGGTCAATGTCTACGGCTCCTCGGGCACGATGCGGGCCATCGCCGATACCATCCGCCGCAACAACATGGGCGACGGTCGCATCACCTTGCCCAGCCTGGCCGACCTGATGCAGCGCCTGATCGACTTTGGTCACGTCAGCCAGATTGCGCTGGACGGCATGAAGCCCGACCGCGCAGGCGTGATCATGGGGGGATTGGCGGTGCTGATCGGGTTCATGCAGGAATTCGGCATCGAGGTCATCACGCCGGTGGAGGCCGGCCTGCGCATGGGCGTGATGTGGGACTTGCAACTGCGCGCCACCAAGGCCGACCGCCGCGACCGGTCGGTCGAGGAGTTCGCCCGCCGCTTCCATATCGACGCCGCCCGCGCGCATGGCGTGGCCGATACGGCGCTGGGCTTCTTCCAGCTCTTGAAGCCTGCTACCGATTCCTATGCCCGCTACCTCTACTGGAGCGCGCTGTTGCACGAGACCGGGCTGGTGGTCTCGCCGACCGGCTATCACAAGCATTCGGCCTACATGATCGCCAATGCCGACCTGCCTGGTTTCACCACCCGCGAGCAGCGCCTGATGAGCACGCTCATCCTCGGACAGAAGGGCAACCTCAAGAAGATCAGCGAGATGCTGGCCGACATCGATTTCGCCAAGGCCGTGCTGGCCCTGCGCCTGGCGGTGATGTTCCGCCATGCGCATATCACGCTGGACCTGGAGAAGGTGCGGGTCAAGCTCAAGAGCAGGATCGACCTGGAAATCCGCCGTGATTACATCAAGGAGCATCCCAGCATTTCCTTCTGGTTCCAGAAGGAGCAGGAGTGGTGGGCCGGCATTGGCGTCGATTTCGCCGTCAAGGTGATCTGA
- a CDS encoding Fe(3+) ABC transporter substrate-binding protein encodes MFPRHLAVGAMLAAIATSSFAQEKVINLYSARHYQTDEALYADFTKTTGIKINRIDGDDAGILARLKSEGASSPADVILLVDAARLWKAQSDGLFQPVKSKLLDERIPANLHSKEGSDGTLWFGFSTRARVIVYNKASVKPEDVDTYEALGDPKNKGKLCTRSGSHPYNVSLFGALLEHDGAAKTESILKGMVANQARQPVGGDTDQIKAVGSGECGVAISNSYYVARLMRSTKPEDVALMEKVGIVWPNQKSYGAHVNIAGGGVAKHAPHKAEAVQFLEYLASDSAQRYFAEGNNEWPAVKSVKTENPALVKMGPFKAEVINIGAVGANQQKVLQMLDRVGYK; translated from the coding sequence ATGTTCCCTCGTCACCTCGCTGTCGGCGCCATGCTGGCTGCCATTGCCACGTCCAGCTTCGCCCAGGAGAAGGTCATCAACCTCTACTCGGCGCGCCACTACCAGACCGATGAAGCGCTCTACGCCGACTTCACCAAGACCACCGGCATCAAGATCAACCGCATCGACGGCGACGACGCCGGCATCCTGGCGCGCTTGAAGAGCGAAGGCGCCTCCAGCCCGGCCGATGTGATCCTGCTGGTGGACGCCGCGCGCCTGTGGAAGGCGCAGAGCGATGGATTGTTCCAGCCGGTCAAGTCCAAGCTGCTGGACGAACGCATTCCCGCCAACCTGCACAGCAAGGAAGGCAGCGATGGCACGCTATGGTTCGGCTTCTCCACCCGCGCCCGCGTGATCGTCTACAACAAGGCCAGCGTCAAGCCGGAAGACGTGGACACCTACGAAGCCCTGGGCGACCCGAAGAACAAGGGCAAGCTGTGCACCCGCAGCGGTTCGCATCCCTATAACGTGTCGCTGTTCGGCGCCTTGCTGGAGCATGACGGTGCTGCCAAGACCGAATCCATCTTGAAGGGCATGGTCGCCAACCAGGCACGCCAGCCGGTCGGTGGCGATACCGACCAGATCAAGGCGGTTGGCTCGGGCGAGTGCGGCGTGGCCATTTCCAACTCCTACTACGTGGCGCGCCTGATGCGCTCGACCAAGCCGGAAGACGTGGCGCTGATGGAAAAGGTCGGCATCGTCTGGCCCAACCAGAAGAGCTATGGCGCCCACGTCAACATCGCCGGTGGCGGTGTGGCCAAGCATGCGCCGCACAAGGCCGAAGCGGTGCAGTTCCTGGAATACCTGGCCAGCGATTCGGCCCAGCGCTACTTCGCCGAGGGCAATAACGAATGGCCCGCCGTCAAGAGCGTGAAGACCGAGAACCCGGCCCTGGTCAAGATGGGTCCGTTCAAGGCGGAAGTGATCAATATCGGCGCAGTGGGCGCCAACCAGCAGAAGGTGTTGCAGATGCTGGATCGTGTCGGATATAAATGA
- a CDS encoding GNAT family N-acetyltransferase, producing the protein MDYRTRIVSSLAEIGQARWDALVATQEEGNPFLSYAFLHALHESGSASAESGWEPHYLTLWQDESLAAALPLYRKFHSYGEYVFDWAWAEAYQRHGVEYYPKLLSAIPFTPVRGARLMAIDETARVALLEALQRLQQQGQHSSTHILYPPEQQAGQLAEAGFLLRSGVQFHWHNEGYGSFADFVDTLDRKKRKNILAERRKVAEQGVRFVWLRGAEITDAHWRFFNRCYRHTYAAHYSTPYLNLDFFRRIGATMPQHLLLTLALRGEEPIASSLTVHDADTLYGRYWGALEHVPCLHFETAYYQPLEFCIAEKISWFEGGAQGEHKMARGFLPQKTWSAHWLAHPGFYDAVEHFLSRESNGIDGYISELNEHNPFRDPPR; encoded by the coding sequence ATGGATTATCGCACGCGAATCGTTTCTTCTCTGGCCGAGATCGGCCAGGCCCGCTGGGACGCTCTGGTAGCGACCCAGGAGGAAGGCAATCCCTTCCTCTCCTACGCCTTCCTGCATGCGCTGCACGAGAGCGGCAGCGCCAGTGCAGAGTCAGGCTGGGAGCCGCACTACCTGACGCTATGGCAGGACGAGTCCCTGGCGGCCGCCCTGCCCCTGTACCGCAAGTTCCATTCCTATGGCGAATACGTCTTCGACTGGGCCTGGGCCGAGGCCTACCAGCGCCATGGCGTGGAATACTACCCCAAGCTGCTCTCGGCCATCCCCTTCACGCCGGTGCGCGGCGCACGGCTCATGGCCATCGACGAGACCGCCCGCGTCGCCCTGCTGGAGGCGCTGCAACGGCTGCAGCAGCAAGGCCAGCACTCGTCCACCCATATCCTCTACCCGCCTGAGCAACAGGCCGGACAGCTGGCCGAAGCCGGCTTCCTGCTGCGCAGCGGCGTGCAGTTCCACTGGCACAATGAAGGCTACGGCAGCTTTGCCGACTTCGTCGATACGCTGGACCGCAAGAAGCGCAAGAACATCCTGGCCGAACGGCGCAAGGTAGCCGAGCAAGGCGTGCGCTTCGTCTGGCTGCGCGGCGCCGAGATCACTGATGCGCACTGGCGCTTCTTCAACCGCTGCTACCGGCACACCTATGCCGCGCACTACTCCACGCCCTACCTGAACCTGGATTTCTTCCGCCGCATCGGCGCCACCATGCCGCAGCACCTGCTGCTGACATTGGCCCTGCGCGGCGAGGAGCCGATTGCCTCCTCGCTGACCGTGCATGACGCCGACACCCTCTATGGCCGCTATTGGGGCGCGCTCGAACACGTCCCCTGCCTGCACTTCGAGACCGCGTATTACCAGCCGCTGGAATTCTGCATCGCCGAAAAGATCAGCTGGTTCGAGGGTGGCGCCCAGGGCGAGCACAAGATGGCGCGCGGCTTCCTGCCGCAGAAGACCTGGTCGGCGCACTGGCTGGCGCATCCGGGATTCTACGATGCGGTGGAACACTTCCTGTCACGCGAAAGCAATGGCATCGATGGCTATATTTCCGAGTTGAACGAACACAATCCCTTCCGCGATCCACCGCGCTGA